The Catenuloplanes niger genome includes a window with the following:
- a CDS encoding DNA polymerase ligase N-terminal domain-containing protein → MGDRLDAYRGKRDARRTPEPIPGRVRFGAGDSFVIHQHHARRLHWDLRLERDGVLVSWAVPRGLPRDPHRNHLAVHTEDHPIEYATFAGEIPRGEYGGGTMRIFDRGRYEVEKWGDDEVVVVLRGDRISGRYALFRTRDRDWMIHRMDPPDPGWTPMPEHLLPVHPIPAGRLPAGDADWAYEMEWDGIRVLACVEGGRLRLLDAGGHDLSGAFGELRGLAESLAPTECVLDGVVVAFDREGHVSRAALRSRIEGAARRRAGRAPVQLLVFDLLWLEGRSTESLGYADRRSLLADLDVSGEWWQTPPYFSGGGAYAVDAARAHELPAVIAKRLDAPYRPGSWLRVSV, encoded by the coding sequence ATGGGTGACCGACTCGACGCTTATCGTGGCAAGCGGGACGCCCGGCGGACCCCGGAGCCGATCCCGGGGCGGGTCCGGTTCGGGGCCGGCGACTCCTTCGTGATCCACCAGCACCACGCTCGCCGCCTGCACTGGGACCTGCGGCTGGAGCGGGACGGCGTGCTGGTCAGCTGGGCGGTGCCGCGTGGCCTGCCGCGCGACCCGCACCGCAACCATCTCGCGGTGCACACCGAGGACCACCCGATCGAGTACGCGACGTTCGCCGGCGAGATCCCGCGCGGCGAGTACGGCGGCGGCACCATGCGGATCTTCGACCGCGGCCGGTACGAGGTGGAGAAGTGGGGCGACGACGAGGTCGTCGTGGTGCTCCGCGGCGACCGGATATCCGGGCGGTACGCGCTGTTCCGGACCCGGGACCGGGACTGGATGATCCACCGGATGGACCCGCCGGACCCCGGCTGGACCCCGATGCCCGAGCACCTGCTGCCGGTCCACCCGATCCCGGCCGGGCGGCTGCCGGCCGGCGACGCCGACTGGGCCTACGAGATGGAGTGGGACGGCATCCGCGTGCTGGCCTGTGTGGAGGGCGGCCGGCTGCGCCTGCTGGACGCGGGCGGGCACGACCTGAGCGGCGCGTTCGGCGAGCTGCGCGGGCTGGCGGAGTCGCTGGCGCCGACCGAGTGCGTGCTGGACGGCGTGGTGGTCGCGTTCGACCGGGAGGGGCACGTGAGCCGGGCCGCGCTGCGGTCACGGATCGAGGGGGCGGCCCGGCGGCGGGCCGGGCGGGCCCCCGTACAGCTGCTGGTCTTCGATCTGCTGTGGTTGGAGGGCCGGTCCACGGAGAGCCTGGGCTATGCGGACCGGCGCTCGTTGCTGGCTGATCTGGACGTCTCCGGCGAGTGGTGGCAGACGCCGCCGTACTTCTCCGGTGGTGGCGCCTACGCGGTGGACGCCGCGCGTGCGCACGAACTGCCCGCGGTCATCGCCAAGCGGCTCGACGCCCCTTACCGTCCGGGCTCCTGGCTGCGGGTTTCCGTGTGA
- a CDS encoding methyl-accepting chemotaxis protein yields MGIKDRSVGIKIGSIVAFALVSLVVTAGMAMTALDSVAERARELEQASVSTRQALEADMAHDAIRGDVQRALLAGTAAERQEAAADLAEHSEVITRNVSDFVTGTEESAEVQAAARAVLPEIENYTGLAARTLAEITAPGQVPPGYAAFLESFGAVEEGLPTVSDALAADASAASAAVSDQRSAAQWQVGLSQAACAVLLSLLAWFVLRAIRRPLVEVSEVLGALARGDLTRRATVTSRDELGRMAAAANEAIESVRTAVAAFAGSAQRVGATARRMSDASGRISAAAEGASERAGGATEASARMSANIGTIAQGSTEMGASIREISQSANEAVRVASEASEAAARTNDTMAKLSASSAEIDNVVRSITAIAGQTNLLALNATIEAARAGELGKGFAVVAGEVKDLAQETARATEGIVGQVQEIQADTTAAREAIARITDIIARINEFQTTIAGAVDEQSATTGEMNRNMSEASGRGDEIAGTMAEVSRSVRVTLEESAATREEADRLTEVAEELVQVAGHFRY; encoded by the coding sequence TGGCGATGACGGCACTGGACAGCGTGGCGGAGCGGGCCCGCGAGCTCGAGCAGGCGTCCGTCTCCACCCGGCAGGCGCTGGAGGCGGACATGGCCCACGACGCCATCCGCGGTGACGTCCAGCGTGCGCTGCTCGCCGGCACCGCGGCGGAGCGCCAGGAGGCGGCGGCCGACCTGGCGGAGCACAGCGAGGTGATCACCCGGAACGTCTCGGACTTCGTGACCGGTACGGAGGAGAGCGCCGAGGTGCAGGCGGCTGCGCGCGCGGTGCTCCCGGAGATCGAGAACTACACGGGCCTGGCGGCGCGGACGCTCGCCGAGATCACCGCGCCGGGTCAGGTGCCACCGGGCTACGCCGCCTTCCTGGAGAGCTTCGGCGCGGTCGAGGAGGGTCTGCCGACGGTCAGCGACGCACTCGCCGCGGACGCGTCCGCGGCATCCGCGGCGGTAAGCGATCAGCGGTCCGCGGCACAGTGGCAGGTCGGCCTGTCGCAGGCCGCGTGCGCGGTGCTGCTGTCGCTGCTCGCCTGGTTCGTGCTGCGGGCGATCCGGCGTCCGCTGGTCGAGGTCAGCGAGGTGCTGGGCGCGCTCGCCCGGGGCGACCTGACCCGCCGCGCGACCGTGACCTCCCGGGACGAGCTGGGCCGGATGGCGGCCGCGGCGAACGAGGCGATCGAGAGCGTGCGGACCGCGGTCGCGGCGTTCGCCGGTTCGGCCCAGCGGGTGGGCGCGACCGCGCGCCGGATGTCGGACGCGTCCGGCCGGATCAGCGCCGCGGCCGAGGGTGCGAGCGAGCGGGCCGGCGGCGCCACCGAGGCGTCCGCGCGGATGTCGGCGAACATCGGGACGATCGCGCAGGGCAGCACCGAGATGGGCGCGTCCATCCGGGAGATCTCGCAGAGCGCGAACGAGGCGGTCCGGGTGGCGTCGGAGGCGTCCGAGGCGGCGGCCCGGACGAACGACACGATGGCGAAGCTGAGCGCGTCCAGCGCGGAGATCGACAACGTGGTCCGCAGCATCACGGCCATCGCGGGCCAGACGAACCTGCTGGCGCTGAACGCGACGATCGAGGCGGCCCGCGCCGGCGAGCTCGGCAAGGGCTTCGCGGTGGTGGCCGGCGAGGTGAAGGACCTGGCCCAGGAGACCGCGCGAGCCACCGAGGGCATCGTCGGGCAGGTGCAGGAGATCCAGGCGGACACCACGGCCGCGCGCGAGGCGATCGCGCGGATCACCGACATCATCGCGCGGATCAACGAGTTCCAGACCACGATCGCGGGCGCGGTGGACGAGCAGTCCGCGACGACCGGAGAGATGAACCGGAACATGTCGGAGGCGTCCGGCCGGGGCGACGAGATCGCCGGCACGATGGCCGAGGTGTCCCGGTCGGTGCGGGTGACGCTGGAGGAGTCGGCGGCCACCCGCGAGGAGGCGGACCGGCTCACCGAGGTGGCCGAGGAGCTGGTGCAGGTCGCCGGTCACTTCCGCTACTGA